The Methylomagnum ishizawai genome has a window encoding:
- a CDS encoding zinc ribbon domain-containing protein YjdM — protein MPNVFPPCPQCALENTYPDGDRYVCADCGHEWSATAPEDADAADTRIVRDANGNVLADGDAVVLIKDLKVKGSSTVLKMGTKVKSIRLADGDHEVDCRMEGGNFMLKACYLKKV, from the coding sequence ATGCCCAATGTTTTCCCGCCCTGTCCCCAATGCGCCCTTGAGAATACCTATCCCGACGGCGACCGCTATGTCTGCGCCGATTGCGGCCACGAATGGTCCGCCACCGCCCCGGAGGACGCCGACGCCGCCGATACCCGGATCGTCCGCGACGCCAATGGCAATGTGCTGGCCGACGGCGATGCCGTGGTCCTCATCAAGGATTTGAAGGTCAAGGGTTCGTCCACCGTCCTGAAGATGGGCACCAAGGTCAAAAGCATCCGTCTGGCCGATGGCGACCACGAAGTCGATTGCCGGATGGAGGGCGGCAATTTCATGCTGAAAGCCTGCTATCTGAAGAAGGTCTAG
- a CDS encoding dienelactone hydrolase family protein — translation MIDITASDGFVFSAYRADPADAPKGAVVVLQELSGVTRHIRDVVDAHAARGYVAVAPCLFDRAKKGVELGEDEAGATEGLALVRAVGFGKAMADIQATVESVAPHGKVVLIGYDWGGYLAYHAANLVKGLACAIGYYGCGIAEDPGPKRRIPTQLHFGLADPYIPAARIIGFRSTRPDVRVYEYPAGHGFAAADRAGYSAEATGLAMERMTTFITHTVEGPPAVTLKNAGAYAASATAKADKKKKKPAGEDDLGPPL, via the coding sequence GCGGACGCGCCGAAAGGCGCGGTGGTGGTACTCCAGGAATTATCCGGCGTCACCCGCCACATCCGGGATGTGGTGGACGCCCACGCGGCGCGGGGTTATGTCGCGGTCGCGCCCTGTTTGTTCGACCGCGCCAAGAAGGGCGTGGAACTGGGCGAGGACGAGGCCGGAGCCACCGAGGGCTTGGCCCTGGTCCGGGCGGTGGGGTTCGGGAAGGCCATGGCCGATATCCAGGCCACGGTCGAATCCGTCGCCCCCCATGGCAAGGTGGTTTTGATCGGCTACGACTGGGGTGGGTATCTGGCCTACCATGCGGCGAACCTGGTGAAGGGCCTGGCCTGCGCCATCGGTTATTACGGCTGCGGCATCGCCGAAGACCCCGGCCCCAAGCGGCGGATACCGACCCAACTCCATTTCGGCCTGGCCGATCCCTACATCCCGGCGGCGCGGATCATAGGGTTCCGCTCGACCCGGCCCGATGTCCGGGTGTACGAATATCCGGCCGGCCATGGTTTCGCCGCCGCGGACCGGGCGGGCTATAGCGCCGAGGCGACCGGCCTGGCCATGGAGCGGATGACGACTTTTATCACCCACACCGTCGAAGGCCCGCCCGCCGTCACCCTCAAGAACGCCGGGGCCTACGCCGCGTCCGCGACCGCCAAGGCCGACAAGAAAAAGAAGAAGCCGGCCGGGGAGGACGACCTGGGGCCACCGCTGTAG